From the genome of Callithrix jacchus isolate 240 chromosome 7, calJac240_pri, whole genome shotgun sequence, one region includes:
- the AHDC1 gene encoding transcription factor Gibbin: MRVKPQGLVVTSSAVCSSPDYLREPKYYPGGPPTPRPLLPTRPSASPPNKAFSTHAFSENPRPPPRRDPSTRRPPVLAKGDDPLPPRAARPVSQARCPTPAGDGSSSLRCWDNGRVNLRPVVQLIDIMKDLTRLSQDLQHSGVHLDCGGLRLSRPPAPPPGDLQYSFFSSPSLANSIRSPEERATPHAKSERPSHPLYEPEPEPRDSPQPGQGHSPGATAAATSLPPEPEPDGTDYSELADADILSELASLTCPEAQLLEAQALEPPSPEPEPQLLDPQPRFLDPQALEPLGEALELPPLQPLADPLGLPGLALQALDTLPDSLESQLLDPQALDPLPKLLDVPGRRLEPQQPLGHCPLAEPLRLDLCSPHGPPGPEGHPKYALRRTDRPKILCRRRKAGRGRKADAGPEGRLLPLPMPTGLAAALAEPPPPPPPPPPALPGPGPVSVPELKLESSQTPVVSTRKGKCRGVRRMVVKMAKIPVSLGRRNKTTYKVSSLSSSLSVEGKELGLRVSAEPTPLLKMKNNGRNVVVVFPPGEMPIILKRKRGRPPKNLLLGPGKPKEPAVVAAEAATVAAATMAMPEVKKRRRRKQKLASPQPSYAADANDSKAEYSDVLAKLAFLNRQSQCAGRCSPPRCWTPSEPESVHQAPDTQSISHFLHRVQGFRRRGGKAGGFGGRGGGHAAKSARCSFSDFFEGIGKKKKVVAVAAAGVGGPGLTELGHPRKRGRGEVDAVTGKPKRKRRSRKNGTLFPEQVPSGPGFGEAGAEWAGDKGGAWAPHHGHPGGQAGRNCGFQGTEARAFASTGLESGASGRGSYYSTGAPSGQTELSQERQNLFTGYFRSLLDSDDSSDLLDFALSSSRPESRKASGTYAGPPTSALPAQRGLGTFPSRGAKASPVAVGSGGAGADPSFQPVLPTRQTFPPGRAASYGLTPATSDCRAAETFPKLAPPPSAVARSPTTHPPTNTYLPQYSSYGAGQSVFAPAKPFTGQDCANSKDCSFAYGSGNSLPASPSSAHSAGYAPPPTGGPCLPPSKASFFNSSEGTPFSGSAPTPLRCDSRASTVSPGGYMVPKGTTASATSAASAASSSSSSFQPSPENCRQFAGASQWPFRQGYGGLDWASEAFSQLYNPSFDCHVSEPNVILDISNYTPQKVKQQTAVSETFSESSSDSTQFNQPVGGGGFRRANSEASSSEGQSSLSSLEKLMMDWNEASSAPGYNWNQSVLFQSSSKPGRGRRKKVDLFEASHLGFPTSASAAASGYPSKRSTGPRQPRGGRGGGACSAKKERGGAAAKAKFIPKPQPVNPLFQDSPDLGLDYYSGDSSMSPLPSSQSRAFGVGDRDPCDFIGPYSMNPSTPSDGTFGQGFHCDSPSLGAPELDGKHFPPLAHPPTVFDAGLQKAYSPTCSPTLGFKEELRPPPTKLAACEPLKHGLQGASLGHAAAAQAHLSCRDLPLGQPHYDSPSCKGTAYWYPPGSAARSPPYEGKVGTGLLADFLGRTEAACLSAPHLASPPATPKADKEPLEMARPPGPPRGPAAAAAGYGCPLLSDLTLSPVPRDSLLPLQDTAYRYPGFMPQAHPGLGGGPKSGFLGPMAEPHPEDTFTVTSL, encoded by the coding sequence ATGCGTGTGAAGCCCCAGGGCCTGGTGGTGACTTCCAGTGCCGTGTGCAGCTCTCCTGACTACCTCCGGGAGCCCAAGTACTACCCCGGcggcccccccaccccccggccCCTGCTTCCCACCCGGCCCTCTGCCAGCCCACCCAACAAGGCCTTCTCCACCCACGCCTTCTCTGAGAACCCACGCCCACCCCCACGCCGGGACCCCAGCACCCGGCGCCCACCAGTCCTTGCCAAGGGGGACGACCCGCTGCCCCCACGGGCAGCCCGTCCTGTCTCACAGGCCCGCTGCCCCACACCGGCTGGAGACGGCAGCAGCTCCCTACGCTGCTGGGACAACGGGCGGGTGAACCTGCGACCAGTGGTGCAGCTGATTGACATCATGAAGGACCTGACACGCCTCTCCCAGGACCTGCAGCACAGTGGTGTACACCTGGACTGTGGTGGGCTCCGACTCAGTCGCCCACCTGCACCGCCACCCGGTGACCTACAGTATAGCTTCTTCTCCTCACCCAGCCTAGCCAACAGTATCCGTAGCCCTGAGGAGCGGGCCACCCCACACGCCAAGTCGGAGAGGCCCAGCCACCCCCTCTACGAGCCTGAGCCTGAGCCTAGGGACAGtccccagcctggccaaggcCATAGTCCCGGAGCCACGGCTGCGGCCACAAGTCTGCCCCCAGAGCCTGAGCCAGACGGCACTGATTACTCAGAACTTGCTGACGCCGACATCCTTAGTGAGCTGGCCTCCCTCACTTGCCCAGAGGCCCAGCTGCTTGAGGCCCAGGCCCTTGAGCCACCATCGCCTGAGCCAGAGCCTCAGCTCCTGGACCCCCAGCCCCGCTTCCTGGACCCACAGGCACTAGAGCCACTCGGGGAAGCTTTGGAGCTGCCACCCCTGCAACCTCTTGCTGATCCTCTGGGGCTGCCAGGCCTGGCTCTCCAGGCCCTGGACACCCTGCCTGACTCCCTGGAGTCACAGCTGCTTGACCCCCAGGCACTCGACCCCCTGCCCAAGCTGCTTGACGTCCCAGGTCGCCGTCTGGAGCCCCAGCAGCCCCTGGGGCACTGCCCACTGGCAGAGCCCTTGCGCCTGGACTTGTGCTCACCGCACGGCCCCCCTGGGCCTGAGGGTCACCCCAAGTACGCCTTGCGGCGCACTGATAGGCCAAAGATCCTGTGTCGCCGGCGGAAAGCCGGACGGGGGCGCAAGGCAGACGCCGGACCCGAGGGCCGCCTACTGCCCCTGCCTATGCCTACGGGGTTGGCAGCCGCCCTGGCCGAACCCCCACCGCCACCGCCTCCTCCACCCCCTGCCCTGCCAGGCCCAGGCCCGGTCTCAGTCCCAGAGCTGAAGCTGGAATCTTCCCAGACCCCAGTGGTCTCTACCCGCAAAGGCAAGTGCCGGGGCGTGCGGCGCATGGTGGTGAAGATGGCCAAGATCCCTGTATCGCTGGGGCGGCGGAACAAGACCACGTACAAAGTGTCTTCCTTGAGCAGCAGCCTGAGCGTGGAGGGCAAGGAGCTAGGCCTGCGTGTGTCGGCTGAGCCCACCCCACTGCTGAAGATGAAGAACAACGGGCGGAATGTGGTAGTGGTCTTCCCACCAGGGGAGATGCCCATCATTCTCAAGCGCAAGCGGGGCCGCCCTCCTAAGAACCTGCTGCTGGGTCCCGGCAAGCCCAaggagccagctgtggtggcggcTGAGGCAGCCACTGTGGCAGCAGCCACCATGGCCATGCCAGAGGTGAAGAAGCGGCGGCGGCGGAAGCAGAAGCTGGCCTCTCCCCAGCCGTCCTATGCCGCCGACGCCAACGACAGCAAGGCCGAGTACTCAGACGTCCTGGCCAAGCTGGCCTTCCTGAACCGCCAGAGCCAGTGTGCTGGCCGGTGCTCGCCACCCCGTTGCTGGACACCCAGTGAGCCAGAGTCGGTGCACCAGGCCCCCGACACCCAGAGCATCTCCCACTTCCTGCATCGCGTGCAGGGCTTCCGGCGGCGTGGGGGCAAAGCAGGCGGGTTTGGTGGCCGGGGTGGGGGCCATGCAGCCAAGTCAGCCCGATGCTCCTTCAGTGACTTCTTTGAGGGCATTGGCAAGAAGAAGAAGGTGGTGGCCGTGGCTGCTGCTGGGGTAGGGGGGCCTGGCCTCACTGAGTTGGGGCACCCACGCAAACGGGGCCGGGGGGAGGTGGATGCTGTGACTGGGAAGCCAAAGCGCAAGCGGCGGTCCCGAAAGAATGGGACCCTGTTCCCAGAGCAGGTGCCCAGTGGCCCGGGCTTCGGAGAGGCGGGTGCCGAGTGGGCTGGGGATAAGGGTGGTGCCTGGGCCCCTCACCATGGGCACCCAGGCGGGCAAGCTGGCCGAAACTGTGGGTTTCAGGGGACTGAGGCCCGGGCCTTTGCCTCCACTGGGCTGGAGAGTGGAGCCTCAGGCCGTGGCAGCTACTACAGCACGGGCGCACCCTCGGGCCAGACCGAGCTCAGCCAGGAGCGCCAAAACCTCTTCACTGGCTACTTCCGCTCGCTGCTCGATTCAGATGACTCCTCCGATCTCTTGGACTTTGCCCTCTCATCCTCTCGCCCAGAGTCCCGGAAGGCATCAGGCACCTATGCAGGGCCACCCACCAGCGCCCTGCCTGCCCAGCGGGGCCTGGGCACCTTCCCCAGCCGGGGAGCCAAGGCTAGCCCAGTGGCAGTCGGTAGCGGTGGGGCTGGGGCAGACCCCTCCTTCCAGCCTGTTCTGCCCACACGCCAGACCTTCCCACCAGGACGGGCAGCAAGCTATGGGCTAACTCCAGCCACTTCAGACTGCCGGGCAGCTGAGACCTTCCCAAAGCTGGCTCCCCCGCCCTCAGCTGTGGCCCGCTCACCTACCACCCACCCGCCCACCAACACCTACCTGCCCCAGTACAGCAGCTATGGGGCTGGACAAAGCGTATTCGCCCCAGCTAAGCCCTTCACGGGCCAGGACTGCGCTAACAGCAAGGACTGCAGCTTTGCTTATGGCAGCGGCAACAGCCTTCCTGCCTCACCCAGCAGCGCCCACAGCGCCGGCTATGCCCCACCGCCTACTGGGGGCCCCTGCCTGCCACCAAGCAAGGCCTCTTTCTTCAACAGCTCTGAGGGGACCCCCTTCTCTGGTTCAGCCCCCACGCCCCTGCGCTGTGATAGCCGGGCCAGCACAGTCTCGCCTGGTGGCTACATGGTGCCCAAGGGCACCACTGCCTCTGCcacctctgcagcctctgccgcctcctcttcctcctcctccttccagccCTCGCCCGAGAACTGTCGGCAGTTTGCGGGGGCTTCTCAGTGGCCTTTCCGGCAGGGCTATGGAGGCCTGGACTGGGCCTCAGAGGCCTTTAGTCAGCTCTACAATCCCAGTTTTGACTGCCACGTCAGTGAGCCCAATGTGATCCTGGACATCTCCAACTACACACCACAGAAGGTGAAGCAGCAGACCGCCGTGTCAGAGACCTTCTCTGAGTCCTCCTCCGACAGCACCCAGTTCAATCAGCCGGTCGGTGGTGGCGGGTTTCGGCGTGCCAACAGCGAGGCCTCGAGTAGTGAGGGCCAGTCGAGCCTGTCCAGCCTGGAGAAACTGATGATGGACTGGAACGAGGCATCATCTGCCCCTGGCTACAACTGGAACCAGAGTGTCCTCTTTCAGAGTAGCTCCAAGCCGGGCCGTGGACGGCGGAAGAAAGTGGACCTGTTCGAGGCCTCACATCTGGGCTTCCCAACATCCGCCTCTGCTGCTGCCTCAGGCTACCCATCCAAACGGAGCACTGGGCCCCGGCAGCCACGGGGTGGACGGGGCGGTGGGGCCTGCTCAGCTAAGAAGGAGCGGGGTGGCGCAGCGGCCAAAGCCAAGTTCATCCCCAAGCCACAGCCGGTCAACCCACTGTTCCAGGACAGTCCCGACCTCGGCCTGGACTACTATAGTGGGGACAGCAGCATGTCACCACTGCCCTCATCACAGTCGAGGGCCTTTGGTGTGGGAGATCGAGACCCCTGTGACTTCATAGGACCCTACTCCATGAATCCGTCCACGCCTTCTGACGGCACCTTCGGCCAAGGCTTCCACTGCGACTCTCCCAGCCTGGGTGCTCCCGAGCTTGATGGCAAGCATTTCCCACCACTGGCCCACCCACCCACGGTGTTCGACGCCGGCCTGCAGAAGGCATATTCACCCACCTGCTCACCCACGCTGGGCTTCAAGGAAGAGCTGCGGCCACCGCCCACAAAACTGGCTGCCTGCGAGCCCCTCAAGCATGGGCTCCAGGGGGCCAGCCTGGGCCATGCAGCTGCAGCCCAGGCCCACTTGAGCTGCCGGGACCTGCCACTGGGCCAGCCCCACTACGATTCCCCCAGCTGCAAGGGCACAGCATACTGGTACCCACCAGGCTCAGCTGCCCGCAGCCCGCCCTATGAAGGCAAGGTGGGTACAGGGCTGCTGGCTGACTTCCTGGGCAGGACGGAGGCCGCATGCCTCAGTGCCCCTCACCTGGCTAGCCCACCAGCCACACCCAAGGCCGACAAGGAGCCACTGGAGATGGCCCGGCCGCCCGGCCCACCCCGTGgccctgctgcagctgctgctggctATGGCTGCCCACTCCTTAGTGACTTGACCCTGTCCCCCGTGCCGAGGGACTCACTGCTGCCCCTGCAGGACACTGCCTACAGGTACCCAGGCTTTATGCCGCAGGCGCATCCCGGCCTAGGTGGGGGCCCCAAGAGCGGCTTCCTGGGGCCCATGGCGGAACCTCACCCTGAGGACACATTCACCGTCACGTCCCTGTAG